The stretch of DNA AAAAAGACGGAACCACGAGTGATTATTGCACGGGTGGAGTGTTGCAAGAACCTGCATGCTCAACCAAGGCTTCAGAAACTTGGAACCATTTGTAATCCAAAAATCCTCAATGCCTAGCATCTTCTTCCTCGCAGAACTTGGAGTATTGCTCCGAGTCCATCAGCGAATTCAACTCGCCCGTGTCACCCATGTTAACCTTTACAATCCAGCCATTCTCGTATGGGCTCGCATTAACCTGAGTCAAGTTACCAAACACAAATGACCATCTCACTGGTTTTATCGAACCCTCAAAGGAGAAACAGCTTTAGCGCAGCCAAGTATACGGACATTGTCAATTTCAAGACACGAATATTAACGAACATATACACATGCTTTTGAATATGTAAGGGAACAGCAACAAGTAAACAATAACCAAAATTCTAACTTTTAGAATATTGCAAGCGAACAAATGCCAAGACGTGTCTTCGATGGTATGACATCAGAATTGTGCAATTCACAAGAAAAGATGGTAGGAAATCATTTTGATTTAGTCATATACTCCAATCATCTGCATGTTCACCTCAGGGATTGGAATATCAAAGACAATATATGTTGCACTTACAGGATGACATGCAAAATCGATGAGTTTGGGAGAATGCAACCAAAAGCTGCTCTATAACAACAGATGTCAAAGTGAAAGCAAATAAACACACATCTAGAGCTGAAGTTGGTGGACCGACAAATTAAAAACTGATAActatttcttgatgagatgaaacacATTGTTAGCAGTGCCCATCAAGTAGCGATATCATTTCATGAAATACCAACAAGTTCGGCGAGCTTTGACACAGAATTGAACTTGCGATGAGACTTGCGCCCTGATTTAATACCCTTTTAACTCTGAATAGTTTAGTTACTTTGTATCTAAGTTAGCAATCACCAAAGCAAATCAGTCTCTCCTGATCTTATGTTTCATGCAGAAATTTCAAGGAGCCCACACTTGGTATACACACTCTTTTTCCATCCATTTTGCTATATCACCATCATCTTTAAATAATCAAATGTGATAAATGTTAATGTACAACTAGGTGGGTTATATTCTTCCTGCAGAGATGAGAAAAATGACTATCTACAGAAAAGCCTTGGGCCTTTCTTTTAACACGACACATTGGATCCAAGACATCCAACTTCACCTtatctcccttttttttcttttatttcaaaGTGCTGATATATTATCAAAGCattccttcctcttccttggaATGCCATGTGGAAATGTTTAAAGTATTTAGACTCAGTGCTGCAATACTGACCTAAATAGGTCAAAAGGATTTCTTACTTCAGTTACTAGATTCCAGCTCTAAAAATTGGGTACCCAAGTAAATAATGCAAGGAAGAATAGATAGATGGCCTGTGGACTCTGCCGCTGATGGGCAGATTGGCACAAGTCATCATGAATCCATCCCTTCCTCAAGAGAACCACTTTATAATCTACTCTGTTTTTTAGGACCAACCACATGAAACACTTTGGCCTTCATGATGCAGGGAGCCACTCAAATCATCTTCTGAAATCTAGAAATAGTGCCATTGTTGTTGAAAAACATATAGAAACAGAAAAAAGTTTGGAAGAGGTCCATCCCCAAGAGATGGAGTCATTGGAGGAGTATAAATTAGTATGCTCTTTTTGGTGTATGATAGATAAAAGAACAAAGAGCTAGAGAACTGTCAAATAGGACAAATAACAAGGTTAGAGTAATTTCCTAGGCCTGAACTGTCACACTGGTGTGTTGTACTCACAGAGATAAGGGTGTGCGAATGAGAGTGACAAGGCTGTAGAAGGCATGCTCGGGAGGAAAGGATGCAACCAAATGTCCTTCAAAAGCAGGATAGGATGACCATCACCCACAACAAAGATAGAGATAAGCCCCAAGGCTGCTTTGATAAATATATTGCCTCAGATGGGGGAGAAGGTTCTCCTTGCCGAGGTGAGCAGACTAGACCCCTCATGCTTGACTGTGTGACCATGATTGCTTTCCACCATTATTTTCAAAGATGAAAAGATTGAAGTACACAAATATTAATCACTCCAAGCTCTCCCTACCCTTTGGATTTGCAAACGATGGAACATTTGTTAAGGGACCATAAACCAGTCCATATTCTTATGATCACCAGAGCTATTGCATATAGACTAATTTACACATTTATTACCTCTTATTTGCACAAGATTTCCTAGATTGAATCTAAATAGAGGCAAGAaggatgtgtgtgtatatatatatgcatagaaAGAGAGTATTGTTTTGAACCCATCACATATCAGAGAATTGGGAAGTTATTTGTTACTCGTGCAAAGAGGCATCAAATTATGAAAATTGAAATCTAAGTTTAATAAAAGTAAATGCCAAATCTATAATTAAGAAGATCAAAATGAGCAGCAAATTGCTTCCTGTACAAGGAAAACAACACCAAACATTTTCTACCAGTTACATATCCAAGACGATTTGCGTCTTGAGATTAAGTCGTCATTTTCTACCAAGCATCAAGTCATCTGCCTCATCCATAGCCAAGCATAGATCGACACTCTCTGCCATTGTTGATAATGGCACAATTTGATACAAGTCTGTAGATATTTAACCAACCTAAGCTATTTTAATAATGACAGCATTTAGCAGCTTCCGATACCTAAATCTGCTAAGACTGTTCAGCAATGGTGATTACTTTGAATGACTATTCTTCATTTATTACTAAGAGAACCATGCATATAAGCTAAAACAAGAAACAGTCTTGAAAACCTAACAGCAAGGCTAGTGTTTTTGATGCTTGCATTTTCTgtaaatggctaaaaaataatgtGACAACTGGGAGAAACTCTATTTCTTAAATAAAATAGTGGTAGAAAACAAGAAATTTGAAAACTCACCAATCCAGGAGAACCAGTTAGCTCAGAATTAACTTCAACCACCTCTCCAGAGACAGGAGAATTGACATCACTGGTTGCCTTGACACTCTCAACTGCACCAAAACCCTTTCCCTGTGCTACAGTTGTGCCGACTTCTGGCATTTCAACATACACAACGTCGCCTAAGTGATCCTGGAAGGAAAAACCATAAAGAACTCGCAAAAGTCAAACGTAGAAATTGTATACACATACATAAAACTGAACAACATCAAAATAACCATGTCTacaggaatttttttttttaatctgttgAAATGAAAAGGACACCATCACAGTATTGCGCTCCTAATCAAAATGTTGAGTTGAAAAGCTAGATAGTTATATTTCGGCCAGGAGCTGCCATGTTGTTAAGACAATTAATCACCAGATACCAGAAAATGaaactatttaaaaaaaaaaaaaaaaatcacctgAGCATGGTCAGTTATTCCTATCGTTGCAGAAGATCCATCAACTTTAATCCACTCATGAGTGTCGGAATATTTCAAATCCTTAATAACTGTACAGAAAATGATCAAGTTACGATTAGCTCGCTATACTTCCGGGGATATTCATTAGTAATACCAAAAGATACTGATGAAACTTCAAAATCTAGATATCTTTAATTCAGCATTCCATGCCTCTGCACTATGAAGTTATGCAATATGAATTGCTTTACGTCCTAGCGAGGGAGATAGGATCTGAAGCGTCAGCAAATGTTATACTAGGAAACCATGATGAAGTAAGGGGCAGAGTAAGGGTTCTAATAATCTTTGCATTGGTCCATCAGTCCAATTTACTAGGACTCTTAGATTCAGATCAACTTGATGCTTCTCGATCTACGAACTCCAACATTGAAAACAACCGTGGCAACTGCACTGCCACCATAAGCCAGTTGTCTTAATCCCTTCTGCTCATCCTTTTCACAACCCGCACTGcgggaaatggcaagaacaattaaCCAACGCACAAGAGGCCAAATCATCCATCACATCACCATCACCCCTGGGATATATATCAGCCAACACCGACAAAATAAAAACGCTCAAATCGAGTGGCAACGAAGAATATAGAACAAACGAAAACATCATGAAACTATCATCGAATATAACCACAACCCTAACGTCACCGGAATATATCTCAGTTTTGCCGGTACGCGATGATCCAATCATCAACAAAAACAACGAAAAGCATCGAACAAAAACCGTCAAGAGAAATCCGACCATTCGCATAGAAAACAACAGATAGAAACGGGACCACGCATATTCACCATCCGCACAGAAGATCTTTCCACCCACAAACCCGAAAAATCCCAAAATTCACTAAAGTGTATGAAGATTACAGACTTACCAGTGGAGAAGCCTCTGTGGAAGACAGAGATCCTCAGGTAGGAGGCGACTCTCGAAGCACACAGCACCCTGTACGCCATGTTCAAACCCagcacctctctctctccctctctgtctCTTTCTTCGTACTCGCTTTGCTCCCGAACTAACCGGCCCACTTGGAGCTTAACATGTGGAACAATGACGTGTTGAAATCAAAATGAAAGTTAACTAAAGCCAATGTATTAGTAATCATTAAAGCCCATTTAAATCTGATATGATCCTTTTTAACGAATGCTCATTTTGACCCGTATCCTATAGTCACGCGCTGATGTGGACCGTCATCTCAATGGCATCCATGAACCCGAATTGGGGGGCATCAGATTTAGCTTTATCCAACCAAACTTAATATCGTCATGACTCGCTTGTCTTCCCATGCGGTTTTGTTTTGACAAGGACGACATGAGCCGTCTCACCAACCCCGAGTTGAGTTGAGTTGAGTTGAGTTAGGTTTGGTGAGTGATGGACGCACTTGGGTCACATTAACGGCGCTTCCGGTGACACGTGTTATGTACCTTAGCTTCATTCATGTGCTTTGCACGTGATTAATTTGGAAAAGGGAGGATAAAAATAAAACCAATGGATGCGCAAAACGACATATCACAAACATAACAACATGTTATGATAGATAACTCAATTAAATATGTTTTTGTGCTCATAAAAATATTGACACATAGACACCgacttgatttaaaaaaatataatgggTCATTTGCTGCATCAAcgcaaattaaaataaaaatatttatcgaattataaaatatttatattatatctcCCTAATGGTAGGGATGCTAATAGTAAAGAATTCACATATACCATGTGTAAGTGAAAAATTATGATGTAAAAAGCCATGTGTTACTTGGTGAATAGTTTCGTACATTTATACAAGTTAAGGGGGAGCTTAATTATTAAGATGATTACTTTTGAATATCATGATTGAAGATTATGATATAAGAAAGATACAATAGGTAAATATATCAAGATTATACCTAATCAATCATTTTATGTCATATGTGTTCTTGTGAATGATTCTCTATTATGTATCGACATGATTGAGCATTAATGTCAAACTTAGAGTAATATGAGTGGAACATGAGTAAATACTTTTATAAGAGAGTATGCTAATTAGTTAGAAGTATGAATATGAGATACACATACCTAATATATTGTATATTATTACAGATAAATCTATACAcaagatatttgatataatatttatatatattcatatttttttattttattcagtATAGCGTATACAAGACTTATAGTAGGCTTGATGGTTCTATAATCATGTAAATGTAAGTTGTATAGAATCATCGTACGAAAGTAAAATTATCCAAAAACAAACCATATTAGGTAGTTATTTTGAAAGTTTTCTAGGTTTGTAGAGTAATGCGAAGTGTCAGTTAACACAGCACCTAAGAGCTATCTAAATAACGCATAGTTAGATGAGCCTTTAGGGTGGTATCTAGGGTTGGTTTATTGTTTTGTTCTATAGCAATATCATATGAGTACTTATTGAGATTTTTGATCGCGATAGACTATCTTAGACCATTTGTTTCATATTGTGAAGTCTATGATTGTAATTTACATAGCCTATTAAGTGTTTATTGAAATATCTACTTGTAAGATTCCAAGTTAAATGTTTCTTCTAACCCatattttttttatgtctttaagATATCATGAGAGGTTTTGGAGAGATTAATCCTTTATAAATAGACACACAAGGGGATGCTATATGACTTAAACAAAATCAACTTAGTCCATTATAGATGGTTTTCAGAGTAGGACAAGCATATTTAAAAATACTTAGCATACAAAAATAAGGAACATAGCGAGGCTACGTCAAGGGCATACAACatgtataatcatttgagagaaaCGAGAGTAAAAATATATGGAAAGGAGTCACTTAGAGGAGTAGACATCCAACATTGACATTTAAATGAATGACCAACCATTCACACGAGAGGCACCACAAATGAGTTGGGTAGAATGCATAGTTTGCAAAAATTAGGATGGTTGAGTTCGATCTACGGCTTGACATTGGTAACTAAAATTGATGGTGCACAAGGTAAACAAGACGCTTGGTAaatgatgagaccatgcaagtagGGATGGATTGTTTGGGGACTGAAATAGTTATGCAAAACTCATAGAGATGAGAAGAATTGCTTGTATGTAGACAATGGATTATTTGTGACCATCTTAAGATGATCGAAACTTTTATTTCTGAATAAGAATGATACGCCCATAGGATGCTGAAgtgtataataaatttaatatgtTACTAAGCTTTGATAAGCCATGCAATCGTTATGAAACTGATAATGATAGTtatttatatatgttatatttattCCGATTTAAGAACAAAGATGTTCTTATGCTTAGGTCTGTTAAAAAAAATAagtctaaaaaaaatattttgattgtat from Musa acuminata AAA Group cultivar baxijiao chromosome BXJ2-11, Cavendish_Baxijiao_AAA, whole genome shotgun sequence encodes:
- the LOC135627172 gene encoding glycine cleavage system H protein 2, mitochondrial-like; translated protein: MAYRVLCASRVASYLRISVFHRGFSTVIKDLKYSDTHEWIKVDGSSATIGITDHAQDHLGDVVYVEMPEVGTTVAQGKGFGAVESVKATSDVNSPVSGEVVEVNSELTGSPGLVNASPYENGWIVKVNMGDTGELNSLMDSEQYSKFCEEEDARH